The nucleotide window acagaaaggcaagcaaccCGCAACCCAGTTTTAGGACATGGGCTAAGGACTTGCAAGTACATCTGTTTCCTCCAAGGcagatgtacaaatggccaagagacatgtgaaaagatgatcGACattattagccattagggaaatgcaaatcaaaccatgAGATCCACTTTCCACCCACTAAGATGGCTATTATCAGCAAGGCaacaggaaaataagttttggtgaggatgtggagaaagtgagACCTTCATACACTGTTGTTGGGAGTGCAAAATGGCACTGCCACCGTGGACATCAGCTGGGCGGTTCCTCAGTAAGTTAAACATAGAATGACCTTAtggcctggcaattccactgctagatatatacccagaagaacTGAACACAGGTGTTCAAACAGAAGCCTGTACAGGAATGTTCACCACAGCGCTAGTCACAACAGCCAGAAGGTGAAAATCACCCAAATGCCCACCAACTGATGAACGGGTGCACAACGCGTCGTCCACCCACACAATGGAAGAAGACTCAGGTGCTGACGCGTGCTGGCATGTGAGTGAACCATAtcgagaacattatgctaagtgaaagcagccagacacaCAAGGCCACCTATTTATTGTATGATGGCATCTCTGGAAGTCTCTCGAGTAGCCACACGTCTATGTACAGGAAGAAGGCTCCTATTAGCCTGGGttctgggggagaggagaggttgTTGGCCTGgggagcggggcagggggcgggcagcGGGGAATGACTGCCTCATGGGGACAGGGGTTTCTTTTTGGGTGGTCCCAGTGTTGTGGAAGTAGACAGTTTTGATGGCCGTCCGACACCACGAGTGTTGACCTGGTGCCACGGGACCATACGCGTTTGTTGCTTTTTCCATACAACGTTCCTGTCCCGTGGAAAGAGAGAGCTCCGTCGAAGGGAGGGCCCAGTGGGCCGCGTGCCCAGGGTGCCGCCAGCGCCCTCTCTTGGCAGGCCCAGGCCCGCCGGGGCCAATGGGAAAGTGGTGACCTCATGGAACGCCTGTGTCACACAGCATGCGCCTCCACCAACCAGGGGCCAGTCTGTGGTTGCTAGGATACGCAGTAGGAACCTGTGTACCAGCCATCTAGGGAGGTTGGGACCAACTGCCCAATCTCACCTTGCCGCACCTTGCCGCACCTTGCCGCACCTTGCCGCACCCCGCAGCACCCCGCAGCGCACTGCAGAGCTACGCCGGTGGGACCAAGAGCACCCAACGCCCAGCATGCCTGGTCGAAGGAGCCGTAGGGGGTCGTCCGGTACCGGTCACCGTCGCCAGAGGCGGACCCGCACCCGCACCCGCACCGCCAGAGCTGAGCTGCTTTTCTCGGTCAGCCACCTGGAGCGCCTCCTGCGCGAAGGCCACTACGCCCAGCATCTGACCCCATCTGCACCCGTGTTCCTTGCGGCCATCGTGCAGTATCTGACCGCCACGGTCCTGCAGCTGGCCGGGAACGAGGCCCAGAGAAGCGGCTGCAGGCGCATCACCCCACAGCTCGTGGACATGGCCATCCACAACAACGCGCTGCTCAGTGTCTTCTTTGGGAGCACCACTGTTTCCCAAGTGGCCCCGGGCTGGCAGTAGCTGCCCAACAGGACGTGGCTTCTCCGGGCCTCAACCCCAGGGCGTCAGGCCTGTTCGCAGCCCAAGTAGCCCGTGCCTGCCTGGTGCCTTGGGCAAAGTCattgaaaataaactgtttaCACTTGAAAGAAACCCATGTGCCTGCTTCGGTCACTGTGTCTGCGTGGTGGTTGAGAGACTGAACTCCTTGGAGGGATCGGGGCGGGGTGGTGTCTGCTGGTGGGTGAGGGTGGAATCAGGGATGGCGAGAGGAGCGGCCTCTGGGGGTGACAGTGCAGGCCGTGGCCCTGGGTGGGAGAGGCTGCCTGAGATGGCTGTGAGGATGGGGTGAGGAAGACTCCCCCACGGCCTCTGAGCAAGTCAAAGCCCATCAAAGTCCCCCAAAGGATGGTATTCATTGGGGTGGAGTACCCAGACCGTGACTAAGGCATCGTGATAAGGTGACTGTGTCATGCCAACTCgggtgctggatggaggaggggacAAAGGGCTTGGCATGGCCTCCAGCGGGGCAGTGGATGGAAGGGAAGATTGAGGAGTGGGGGTGGAAGGCAATCAAGACAGATGCAAAATCGGAATGATGGTGACGTGGGATCACAAGTTTAGTTTTGGTCCTGTTTTCCtagaggtgctgggagagaccaCAGCAACCGAGGTAACGAGCT belongs to Phyllostomus discolor isolate MPI-MPIP mPhyDis1 chromosome X, mPhyDis1.pri.v3, whole genome shotgun sequence and includes:
- the LOC114505443 gene encoding histone H2A-Bbd type 2/3-like, which codes for MPGRRSRRGSSGTGHRRQRRTRTRTRTARAELLFSVSHLERLLREGHYAQHLTPSAPVFLAAIVQYLTATVLQLAGNEAQRSGCRRITPQLVDMAIHNNALLSVFFGSTTVSQVAPGWQ